The Bubalus bubalis isolate 160015118507 breed Murrah chromosome 18, NDDB_SH_1, whole genome shotgun sequence genome contains a region encoding:
- the LOC112580336 gene encoding cationic amino acid transporter 3-like has protein sequence MLLQFVHQFGQKLTRKQLLEPIDESERPVAHLNTLNLVIVGVGRMLIAGMYILAGAVAKFIAGPATIISFLVAAMFSILSGLCYAEFGALVPRSGSTYFYSYVTMGQVYAFIIGWNSILLLVTGSASLARASSYIFDGLIGNHISQALQETFSLQLPYSLATYADFFALGLVLLMTGLRLLGARESILAIRVSIVINILVLIFITITGFIKGDLHNWKLTEQDYKLNTSGSRDIYGLGGLGPLGSGGFAPFGFEGILQGTATCFYYFFGVDVLATKGAEAINPHRSIPWSILVTIFICVLAYCSVSAALTLMVPYYLIQPHNPFPQAILHSLWLPATYITTIGTLCALIFRLHSAVFRMPLLMYTMAEDGLLFRVLTRIHVRTGIHVVAMMSAANLAGLMALLFKYTDLVDLMSVGTLLIYSMVAFSILVLRYQPGQNLSKNENTEEEIEMPDPDEHPLDSEPEARNSNLLKSLWFPISTIPTRKSGQIVYRCASLLVLLMIILSLILVQWSSQEFSGDSRYTPVAVLLLLLIIGVTVIIWRQPQNPIPLYFKVPALPVLPLVSIFVNIYLMMQITSGTWAIFGIWNVIGFLIYLGYGIRHSLEENDEQ, from the exons ATGTTGCTTCAGTTTGTTCACCAATTTGGTCAGAAGCTCACCCGCAAGCAGCTGCTGGAACCCATAGATGAGTCTGAGAGACCCGTGGCTCATCTGAACACCCTAAACCTGGTGATCGTGGGTGTGGGCAGGATGTTGATAGCTGGCATGTACATTCTGGCTGGTGCAGTGGCCAAGTTCATAGCTGGACCAGCAACCATCATCTCGTTCTTGGTGGCTGCCATGTTTTCTATATTATCTGGGCTCTGCTATGCTGAATTTGGGGCCTTGGTACCACGCTCTGGTTCTACGTATTTCTACAGCTATGTCACAATGGGTCAAGTCTATGCCTTCATCATTGGTTGGAACTCCATACTTCTCTTAGTTACGG GCAGTGCCAGCTTGGCCAGGGCCTCGAGTTACATCTTTGACGGCCTGATTGGGAATCACATCTCTCAGGCATTACAGGAAACTTTCTCTCTGCAGCTGCCTTACTCCCTGGCCACATATGCAGACTTTTTTGCCCTGGGCCTGGTACTGCTGATGACAG GACTACGGCTTCTGGGAGCTCGTGAGTCAATCCTGGCTATCAGAGTATCCATAGTAATAAACATTTTGGTTCTCATTTTCATTACCATCACTGGCTTCATTAAGGGAGATCTGCATAACTGGAAGCTCACAGAACAGGACTACAAACTGAACACATCTGGATCCAGAGACATCTATGGCTTAGGAGG CTTGGGCCCTTTGGGTTCTGGAGGGTTTGCACCTTTCGGCTTtgaagggattctccagggaacagCTACATGTTTCTACTATTTTTTTGGTGTTGATGTTCTTGCCACTAAAG gGGCAGAAGCTATAAATCCTCATCGTTCCATCCCCTGGAGCATCTTGGTCACCATCTTCATCTGCGTTTTGGCCTACTGCAGTGTCTCAGCGGCACTCACCCTCATGGTGCCCTACTACCTGATTCAGCCTCACAACCCTTTCCCACAAGCCATTCTCCATAGTTTGTGGCTCCCTGCCACATACATCACGACTATTGGTACCCTCTGTGCTCTTATATTCAG ACTCCATAGTGCCGTGTTCAGAATGCCTCTTTTGATGTACACAATGGCAGAGGACGGGCTCCTTTTCCGGGTACTTACCCGGATCCATGTCCGCACAGGCATCCATGTCGTGGCCATGATGTCTGCTGCAAATcttgcag GGCTCATGGCGTTACTCTTCAAGTACACAGATCTTGTGGATCTCATGTCAGTCGGGACCCTGCTCATTTACTCCATGGTGGCATTTTCTATTCTTGTCCTCAG GTACCAGCCAGGCCAGAATTTAAGCAAGAATGAgaacacagaggaggaaattgagaTGCCTGACCCTGATGAACATCCTTTGGACTCTGAACCTGAAGCAAGAAACTCAAACCTTCTAAAGAGTCTGTGGTTCCCTATCAGCACCATCCCCACTAGGAAATCTGGCCAGATTGTCTATAGATGTGCCTCACTACTCG TTCTCCTGATGATAATCTTGAGCCTTATCCTGGTCCAGTGGTccagtcaggagttttctggagACTCCAGGTACACACCagtggctgtgctgctgctgctgctcatcaTTGGGGTCACGGTCATCATCTGGAGGCAGCCCCAGAACCCCAttcctctttattttaag GTCCCTGCTCTGCCTGTCCTTCCACTGGTGAGCATCTTTGTGAACATTTACTTGATGATGCAGATAACTTCTGGGACCTGGGCCATATTTGGCATCTGGAATGTGATTG GATTTCTCATATACCTTGGATACGGGATCCGACACAGCTTAGAGGAGAACGATGAGCAATAA